A window of the Brassica napus cultivar Da-Ae chromosome A2, Da-Ae, whole genome shotgun sequence genome harbors these coding sequences:
- the LOC106427029 gene encoding uncharacterized protein LOC106427029, which produces MEKKFQIRIPKFSGGPTAEELLDWIVTVEEILEFKHVPLNQCVPVVAMQFRNRAAAWWTQLKTTRTRLNKPKIVTWDKLKKHLKKTFLPYNYEHLMFQKLQHLRQGNRTVEEYATEFFLLLNRIDLHDSEHQIVARFIGGLRQQIQHTLNLFNPLTIAEAHQQALTVEAQNKTTSSPWSANRQQRSSPTTNAATAATLPVNPLTDTAIVPVEQNRPNRTTTLRCFACGELGHRQSACPTRNRRGLLLDSTGRDVEIEFEEVLDDEPEELDADTGVSLMLRRSCLAPRLQPDFPQRNNLFHSCCTIAGKVCSLIIDSGSSENVIAADAVAKLSLQEEKHPTPYKLAWLQQKKDVLITRRALVAFSIGNAYHDQLYCDVVPMDACHLLLGRPWEFDRRVLHDGFLNTYSFKYNNRNFTLKPFLPHQTSTPPPTPTPSPTPAPLLILHKKSFETAMRTEDVVFILTVTPSSSPITPKVSPEFSILLQEFADVFPEDLPPGLPPLRDIQHQIDLVPDANLPNRPHYRMSPTEHEELRKQVEELVVKGFLRESMSPCAIPALLIPKKDGSWRMCVDSRAVNKITVRYRFPMPRLDDLLDQIGTAFIRFAFNKEMSGKQLSKHGKALRPFIGKFVVVYFDDILSFSLTLEEHLLHLREVLLVLCRDKLFATIKKCEFGSSQVHFLGYIVSTSGLSVVPAKVSAIQSWPEPSTISEARSFHGLASFYRRFVPQFSAIMAPLTNCIRDGTLTWTSEAASAFHAIKDKLTSAPIFSLPDFTSVFELHCDASKTGIGAVLIQHKRPIAFFSEKISGARFRYSTYYIEFYAIIQAVKHWRHYLFHKEFILYTDHDALNLSPCFLDILSTAVYFCH; this is translated from the exons AtggaaaaaaagtttcaaatccGAATTCCCAAATTCAGCGGTGGACCCACTGCTGAGGAGTTACTTGATTGGATAGTTACAGTTGAGGAGATTTTGGAATTCAAACATGTCCCGTTGAACCAATGTGTTCCTGTCGTTGCAATGCAATTTCGCAATCGCGCCGCAGCCTGGTGGACACAGCTCAAAACAACAAGAACGCGTCTGAACAAACCCAAGATCGTCACTTGGgataaactaaaaaaacatcTAAAGAAGACTTTCTTGCCCTATAACTATGAACACCTTATGTTTCAGAAACTTCAACATTTACGTCAAGGCAACCGAACAGTGGAAGAATATGCCACTGAATTCTTTTTGCTTCTAAACCGGATCGATCTCCATGATTCGGAACACCAAATTGTAGCTCGGTTTATTGGCGGCCTTCGACAGCAAATTCAACATACTCTGAACTTGTTTAATCCTCTTACCATTGCTGAGGCTCACCAACAAGCTTTAACAGTTGAAGCTCAAAATAAAACAACTTCCTCACCGTGGAGCGCAAACCGACAACAACGATCGTCACCAACCACCAACGCGGCGACTGCTGCGACTCTGCCCGTCAACCCTCTAACGGACACAGCAATTGTTCCGGTTGAACAAAATCGCCCTAACCGCACGACCACACTACGATGTTTCGCTTGTGGTGAACTTGGTCACAGGCAATCTGCTTGTCCAACAAGGAACCGCCGAGGCTTACTTCTTGACTCAACAGGTCGGGATGTAGAAATAGAATTTGAAGAAGTCTTAGACGACGAACCAGAAGAACTCGATGCTGACACCGGTGTGTCTCTAATGCTTCGACGATCATGCCTTGCTCCACGTCTGCAGCCAGATTTTCCCCAACGCAACAATCTCTTTCACTCTTGTTGTACGATTGCAGGAAAAGTATGTAGCCTTATTATCGACTCCGGCAGTAGTGAGAATGTCATCGCGGCAGATGCCGTCGCCAAGCTATCTCTTCAAGAAGAAAAACACCCTACTCCTTACAAGCTTGCTTGGCTTCAACAAAAAAAGGACGTCCTCATCACCCGACGCGCCTTGGTTGCATTCTCAATTGGTAATGCTTATCATGATCAACTTTATTGTGACGTGGTTCCAATGGACGCATGCCACTTACTTCTTGGACGACCATGGGAATTTGATCGACGCGTCCTCCATGATGGTTTTCTCAACACCTACAGCTTCAAATACAACAACCGTAACTTCACATTGAAGCCTTTTCTACCCCATCAAACATCAACACCACCACCAACACCAACACCATCTCCCACACCCGCCCCCCTGTTAATACTTCATAAAAAATCTTTTGAAACAGCAATGCGTACGGAAGACGTTGTGTTCATCTTAACGGTGACGCCATCCTCGTCACCGATAACTCCAAAAGTCTCTCCTGAGTTTTCTATACTTCTTCAAGAATTTGCTGATGTCTTCCCAGAAGATTTGCCTCCAGGATTGCCTCCACTACGGGATATCCAGCATCAAATTGATCTAGTCCCAGACGCTAATCTACCAAACCGTCCGCACTACCGTATGAGCCCCACAGAACATGAAGAGTTGCGCAAACAGGTTGAGGAACTTGTCGTTAAAGGATTCTTACGTGAAAGTATGAGTCCTTGTGCCATACCAGCCCTTCTAATTCCCAAGAAAGATGGCTCTTGGCGCATGTGCGTTGACAGCCGTGCAGTAAACAAAATCACAGTCCGTTACCGTTTTCCGATGCCACGACTTGACGACCTTCTAGATCAAATTGGTACAGCTTTCATCAGATTCGCATTCAacaaggagatgagtggaaaacagctTTCAAAACACGGGAAG GCTCTACGACCTTTTATTGGGAAATTCGTCGTGGTCTACTTCGATGATATTTTGAGTTTCAGTCTAACGCTTGAGGAACATCTTCTTCACTTACGTGAGGTCCTTCTTGTTCTCTGTCGCGATAAACTCTTTGCAACCATAAAAAAATGCGAGTTCGGTTCATCCCAAGTACACTTCTTGGGGTATATCGTCTCTACTTCTGGTCTCTCCGTGGTTCCTGCGAAAGTCTCGGCAATTCAGTCTTGGCCAGAGCCTAGCACGATCTCTGAAGCTCGGAGTTTTCACGGTCTTGCATCCTTTTATCGCCGGTTCGTTCCTCAGTTTAGCGCCATTATGGCTCCATTAACGAACTGTATTCGTGATGGTACATTGACATGGACTTCGGAAGCCGCAAGTGCCTTCCACGCGATCAAAGACAAGTTAACGTCGGCCCCCATCTTTTCTCTTCCCGATTTTACTTCAGTCTTTGAACTCCATTGTGATGCCTCTAAAACGGGAATTGGTGCAGTTCTCATCCAACATAAACGACCTATTGCATTCTTTAGTGAAAAGATTTCTGGTGCCCGCTTCAGATACAGTACGTATTACATCGAGTTCTATGCTATCATACAAGCAGTCAAACATTGGCGCCATTACTTGTTTCATAAAGAATTCATCCTCTACACTGATCACGACGCGCTAAACCTCTCGCCATGCTTCTTGGATATCTTATCTACAGCAGTTTACTTTTGTCATTAA